The sequence TTCGTTTTTTTGGGATTGTAATTTCAGTGCTGATGTTACGGTAGTTGTGAGAAAGATACCTTATCCAAATAATTTATTTTCTAATTTAGGAATGGCCGCATCTGGCACATTTTACTGTAGGGTGCTGCGACATTTAGATCAATTTTCAACGTAATAATAAGACTTGTGATGTCACGCACCATGCGATTCTTATGACAATTGCAAACGATCTATCTCCCACAGAAAGAGAAGATTTACCAACGTTAAAACGCATATCAGTAACAGTGTCACCAGCAGAATAATCTAAAATTAAGCGATCGCTACCGTTAGCACCCCGAACATTATCGTCACCTAATCCGGCGTTACTAGTGTCGTCAGCCCGAAGTACTGTACCATTAAGGGTTAGGGTTTGAGTAATAATATCGTTACGACTACCTGTAGTAATAGAAAAGCGCTCGAAATTAGTCGCAGTTACAATACCGGAGAGATTGAGATTAGAAAGATTGGAGAGATTAAGATTAGAAGTTTGCTTGGAAAGTTCAAGCGTCAGATAATCAAAACCAAAACCACCGTCTATAGTACCAGAATTACCAATATTCGTTATTTTACCTTTTTCCTTAATGACTGCTATTCAGACAAATAAAAAAACTCGAACTAATCACACGTTGGATTCTGCGGTTGATATTTTTTATAAATTCTTAAAGCAATTTCTAAATACCTATCCAACAACAGATGATTTTTGGTATCTGGTAAAATTACTTCCACAGCTATACCAGCACCTCTTGCAGCTTCACTTTCTTCTCCATCTTTAAAATTAGCAATAGACCACCATAGGTGAGTAACAGCAGTTTGAGCATCTTCTCTCCAAGGTGAATACCATACCTCTTGATAAATTTTTCTACACTCATCAGAAGTTAAATTACTTTTATTTAATTCTTCTACTATCTGCTGTAGAAATTTATCAATTTTGGCTAAATTATATGGTTCGTATTCTGGTGTAAACAGTTGAACGCATTCTACAGCCCATCTCACGACTAAACTATAATCATATTCTTGTAGCTTATTTACGATTGGATAAGTCCAAAATATTTTATCCCCTGTATTCTGCTTTACATCATCAATTATTTCTTCCATCACTATAAAGTCATAATTATTTTGAAACTCGATTTTTACAAAGCTAATATAATCCTCTAACGGAACAGCAAACATTCGCAAAATGATTTATAAAATATATTTTATAAAACAAATACTTTATTCTGAACTATCCGGTATAGAAGCAAAAAAAATCAATGTTAATCAAGTATTTTTATACCTATTAAAAGCATTTTCAGTATTATTATTGATGAATATCCGGGATTATATAAACAGCTAAAGTTTTAATTAATACGTATTTAATTTTGGTTAACTAGATTTTCTTAGGATGAATTATCGCGAGTTTATATTCAACTAGGGAAACCTTTAACGGAATAGATAGGAGAAAGTGCAAACTGAAAAATAAAAATGTTTTACAAATGGAATTTTCAAAGTCTGTAGATTCAGTTTATCTATCTCACCTTTCACAGCAAATTCAACAGCTAGCATCTGATGAAGCGTCTGCATTATTGTTTGAGGGTAGTGCTTTAATTTTATTAGCGGGTTATCTCAATATTGCTTGTCAGCTATTCGTTAAATTAGAATACGGTGAGCTAGCGATAAGTGAAGGAAGTGCGCTTGCTCGCCCGTTGAAGTCAATTATCCCAGGTTTGTGTAATTGTGTGGGTGCCTCTTCTTTGAGGGAATTGTCTTTAAGTGAGCATATTAACAATATCAAGGTTAATGGTATAGCCAAGACAAGATTTGATTTTTTTGGGTTTCTACTAGATTTACAGATAAAAAGGTGGTGGGAGTCTTCAAATAGTTTAATAAGTGTTTTGTATTACTTTGGTCATTTTCCGAATGCGATTAAAAGATTGGAGTCTGGTGTTTTACAAGAATATATTAAAGTTTCTCGGGAACAAGCTCAAGAATTTCTCAATTGTGTAAACCAACGAAAATATAAAACTGAGATTACTGCTTCTATTCCGAAAGTGGAAGATTGGCAAAGTTTTTTGCAGAAATGGGATAAGGAAATATTTGAGAATTTAGATGATATTGATATAGAAAGGTATGAAAGTTGGTTCCCGGAGATTGTCAAACGTAAGAGTTGTTTGAATCGAGGAGCTACAGAAAAAGAAATTAATATACTAGAGGAAAGATTGCAAACAAAACTATCTCAAAGCTATAAAAACTTTCTTCTTGCTTGCAACGGTTTTACGATTTTGGATGAATACTGCGAATTATACGGTACGAATGCAATCAAATGGTTTATTGAAGAAAATCGACAATCGGCTGAAATTTGGGATGATGGCTATGATGTCAGCGACGAAGAATATTTTCAATACGGGAAGCATCAAGACTGCGGCTGTATAAGAGGTAAATATATGAAAACAACTTTGCAAATAAGTTCTACTGAAGATGGTTACGTTTATCTTCTCAATCCGCGAGTTATTGATTCAAACAATGAATGGGAAGCTTGGGACTTTGGCACTAAAATATCTGGTGCTTATCGTTATCGTTCGTTTTGGGAAATGATGCAATCTGTATATCAAAGATATTTTGATTGTTAAACCTCTATTCTATAATTCATTTAATATTGTTTTAATAGATACATTTATGTAGTGACGGTGTAATTTAATTTATCAATTCATCAAACAGGGATAAAGATTATGACCGTAGCTTTAAGTCCTATTCCTGTGAAAACTAGCTTTAATGGAAATGCGAGTAATCTTGCTCAAACTGCATAAGTAAGAAAAAGTTTCACCTATATAGTATGTACGAAATTGGCTTTAACAAATGATTTTTAATCATCCAAGCCATAATAACCGCTTTTAAGCTTTGAGAGCGAATGATATTCTAAATCTACAATATAAATTCAAGATATAAATTGAATTATGCAATCAAGTTTTCTAACAACTGTCTTTCTACCCCTAGCTTTATTTATCATCATGCTGGGAATGGGATTGGGACTTACATTAAATGATTTTAAACGAGTATTTGTAGAACCCAAAGCTGTATTTTTGGGCTTGATAGCACAATTAATCGTTTTACCATTAACAGGTTTTTTATTAGCAATGGTTTTTCCGCTTTCACCAGAGTTAGCTGTGGGAGTAATGATTCTTGCAGCTTGTCCTGGTGGCCCTACTTCTAATATGATGACTTATTTAGTCAAGGGAAATGTTGCTCTTTCGATTACTCTTACTGCTATGAGTAGTTTAATTACAGTTTTTACTATTCCGTTGGTGGTCAACCTAGCGATGCAAAATTTTATGGGAGAAGCAGTTGCTTTACAGTTACCTTTCGTTAAAACGGTAATTCAAATTGCTGTAGTAACCTTTATTCCGGTGACTATAGGAATGTTATTACATAATTACACTCCCCAAGTTGCAGCCAAGGTGGAAAAACTAGTTAAATGGTTTTCTTTATTCTTCTTGGGATTAATTATCGCGGGTTTGCTTTTCAAGGAAAGAGATAATGTACTCGGCTTTTTCTTTGAGGTTGGTGGAGTTACTTTAACCTTGAATTTATTAACTATGGCTTTGGGTTATACTATTGCGATTCTTGCTAAACTCGATTCCCTCAGTGCCAAAGCAATAACTGTTGAAGTTGGAATTCAAAACGGTACACTAGCGATCGCAGTAGCAACTACTCTTCTAAATTCTCCAGATATGGCAATTCCAGCAGCAATATATTCTCTAATCATGTTCGTTACCTGTGGAGCCTTTATCGGAATTAGTAATGGTTTATTTATAAAGTCCAATTAAATGATAAAATATTCTACAGACAGATAAAAATTGTTTAATAGCTGTTGGCGACATGAAAAGCGGCTTCTGAGATAGCTTAGGATTTTTATAAATTCGATAAGCAAACATCTATGTTGCCAATTTATAATAAATATAATTAGGGCTTGCTGAATAAAATTATTAACGTTACACATAAGGCAGTTTTTCCCCTGCTCCCTGCCCTCTTGCCTTGTCAAAGAAAACTTTTTCAGCAAACCCCAATTATTTATTGCGTTCGTATTTTATCGGACAAAGTAAGTAAGTCGGCATAAATAAACCGAATCATGTAACAGAATGTTAATTAGCCTTAAACTCTTACCCTGCTGCCGCTTTTTTAAGAAGGTTTATTACCCCGCAGAACTAATGTGATGCTAGAAGCCAGTTCTAAATAAAATAGGACTTACGCAACCGACACATTTTTCTTGTAGGGTGCTGTGACACTTTGAGTAACTGTGAACGCAGTAACAATGTTTTCAGTGTCACGCACCAAATGGGCATTGTGACAATTGCGGCCATTCCTGTTAAAAAGTAAAGGTAGTTCTAAGAGTACCAATTACCGCTTCATCATTATTACTGTTGTTACCAGGTGCTGTTACCCAAATAACTCCTGGGGTAATACTGATATTGTCATTAACTCTATGCTGATAAAATCCTTCGATATGATATGAAGTATCATCATCTTTATTTAAACCGGCAATACTCGAATCTGTAACTTTGGGGTTCATACCGAAAATTACCCCAGCCAAATTACCTTTTTTCCCGAAATCGTTTAATCCTAAAGTAACAGCCCAGTTCCAGATATCTGCATCACCACTTGCACTTAAGCTGCGAGTATTTGTATAACCTCCCCAGCCTCCTAAGACTAATTTATCGCTTAAACCTAATGTTGCTTGCACGCCATAAGAATCGCTCTCGTATGGTGTAGCTAAATCTACACCTTGAGCATCCAAACCTTGGTTATAAGCATTGATATAGGTTAAACCAACTTTAAAGCGCTTGCTTGGTTCAAAAGTTAACTGAGCTAAAGCTCCGTAAGGGCCATTAAATATACCGCTTCCTTGGCTGGGGTCGTTATTTTCACTTGCTAAATAACCCACACTGAATGATAAACTATCCCCCAACTCTTGAGTAATCCCCAATCCGGAACCATCCATTTGATAATAGATCGGGTTGCGAGTACCAAAGCTAGATAAAGCACCTTCGGCACCATCTCCATCAAATTGGTTAACGGTATCTACCACATCATCCGCCGCACCAGCATTCGCGATCGCAATGACATTAGTAGACTTAGTTAGCGGAAAACTATACCATAATCCATCTAAGTAAGCATTGGTATCTGCATCACCAGCAAAAGCTAAAGCAGCTTCATCGGTATCGGGAATATTATTAGCTTGGATACGAGCATAAAGAGTATCTTTACCAGTAAAACTGCTAACGAAATTAATCCGCGCTCTTGTCCCTAAAGTAGTGTTCTTATCTGGTGTATTACCTTCAAAAACATCAGTTGCAGCAATAACCACTTCTCCCTCTAATTTGGAAGTTGTAGAAAATTGATTTGCTTCGATTTGAGCAATCTTTGCTTCAACTGCATCTACCCTACCGCGCAATGTTGCCAACTCAGAGGAAAATTCAGACTGCAATCTTTTGATTGTACTTAAATCTCCACTACCTACATTGCTGGTTGCAACAGCTATTAGTTCGTTAATCCTATCCAAACAAGCATTCAAACCCGCAGCAAATTCAAATCTTGTTAAAGCTCGATTACCGCGAAAAGTATTGTTAGGATATCCAGCAATACATCCGTAACGCTCTACCAAAGATTGTAATGCTTGAAATGCCCAATCTGTAGGTTGTACGTCTGAAAATTGAGAAACAGAAGTTACCTGTGCTAAATTTTCTTCTTGAATATTATCCGATGTAGCTGCTGTTTGTGCTGGAACTGATGTAGCGTTCAAAATCAAAGTTGCAACTAAAACAGATGGACTTGCTAATAAAGTTTTCCAGATTTTTTTCACTTCTTTCCTCACACAACAAATAAATATCGAGATATAAGAAACAGCCAATGCAAAAAAGCATGATGGCTGTTAGTATTCATGGCAAATTCAAACCAAATCAGAAAACGCTGACTTTATCCTTCTCCACCTTCACCGCCTTCACCACCTTCTCCACCTTCAGCAGCTTCACCGCCTTCTCCACCTTCTCCACCTTCATAGGCTTCTGAGGATTCGCCACCTTCTCCACCTTCTAAAGTGGTTGGTGCAACTTCAGCTTCACCACCTTCACCACCGACATCAGCCCCACCACAAGCAGTAATACTTGCAGCCAAACCTAAAGCTAGAAACAAAGCAACTGATTTAGAATTCATTTCCAGACTCCTCACAAATTTAATTAACAGTTTTCGGCTTTATCGTGGCTGGTTAGCCATCGCAACAATGCTACATACTTAATAAAAGTAAGACATTACTAATATCAAGTATCAAAGCTGATAGTAAGTTGCATTAAGCTCAATAAGCAAGAAATATAGGCTACAAATAGATAATCGTTTTTTTATTATTCTTAATTAAATATTAAAGATGCCAAAAATGCATGAATATATTACGTTATTGGAATTAGTTAAATGTTAATAGAAATAGTCAATACAGGGATATTGATTTTATTATTGCGAACTTTACACATAAAGCAAACTATAAATTAATTTCTACAAGAGTTAAAATACTCATAAACTAATAAAATTGAATTGTATTGCTTAAACATTACATGCTTATTGATAAATGTTATCGTTAAACCTGTATTGATTAAAAGTAAGTTCAAACTTTGACGATTCTTGCTGTCGAAAGAAAATTTTGAACATCTGCTATGAACTACTGCTAACACGGTGGATTCCGATTAGTTAGCACTGCGATCAAAAAGTAGAGAAATAATTACTCCCATCACGCTCTAAGATTACCTATAAGAATTTCTCCCTCACTCCCTCACTCTCTCACTCTCTCCCTCAATAATTTAGGTAATCTTGCACCGGGAAGGGAGTAGTTGTCATCTCTACTACCAATTCATATTGTGAAGCATTAAATATTTCAGAGCAATTAAACTATGATGCACAGAAAGTCTTTACTAGCTGGGTTCGCAGCCCTCGCTACAACAATAGCTAGTTTCGCTTGGTTTGGGGATGTAGCAGATGCACGCCAAAAAAGAACTCTGATTATCTACTCGGGTAGAAGCGAAAAGCTAATAGGTCCGTTAATTAAACAGGCTCGAAGAGATTTGAACTTGGATATTAAAGTGCGTTACGGTAAAACCTCGCAATTAGCCATAGCACTACTTGAGGAAGGTAAAAATAGCCGTGCAGATTTATTCTTTGCTCAAGATGCTGGTGCTTTAGGTGCTTTGGAAAGAAGACGACGTACTTTACCAATTCCCATTCAAATACTTCGGAAAGTACCTTCTCGTTATCGTTCTCCTTGGGGTAATTGGATGGGAATTTCCGGACGGGCTAGGGTAATTGACTACAATACGAAGCTAGTCAAAAAAAGTCAGCTACCAAAAAATATTTGGGAATTAACCAAACCAAAATGGCGCGGCAAAGTTGCTTGGGCACCGACGAATGGCTCTTTTCAGTCTTTTGTAACTGGAATGCGAGTTATGTACGGTGACAAAAAGACTTTGCAATGGCTCAAAGCCATGAAAGCTAACCGTGCTAGAAAATACCCTAAAAATTCTGCAATTGTCAAAGCTTTGGGACGCGGTGAAGTTCATCTAGGATTAGTAAACCATTACTATTTAGCTAGATTCAAAAAGACTAATCCCAGATTCCCCGTTGCACATCACTCTACTCGTGCAGATGCAGGTGCAATGATTAATGTCGCTGGGGTAGCTGTATTGAGAACTACCGACCAAAGAAAAGATGTAGAAACCTTGATTAACTATCTACTCAGTCGCAAGTCACAAAGCTACTTCTCTCAAAAGACTAAAGAGTATCCTTTACGTAAAGGAATGAAGTCTCCCAAGGGACAAATTCCTCTCTATAGACTCAATTCTCCCCGAATCAACTTGACTAAATTGCATAGCTTAGAAAAAACTCTGAATCTGCTACAACAAGCTGGAGTAATCTAAGTATTGAGGACGATTGTCAAAAATAATATTTGACTATAGGCTGGAAGTTATTTGTCACTTCCAGTCTATGGTTCTCCAAGCTTATTGCAAATAATTATTAGTTGTGTATAATATATACAGAATATAGAAAGTATTTATAATTACTTTGAAAAAATATGGACAACTACTTGAATTTCAAAAGCTTTAATTTAGCTAGTGAGATTTTTTGCTAGCTAAGAATACTTGCCGAATTAAATAGTATAAAATCCTTATTTAGACACAACGCCAGCCAATATATTCACTTTAGGTGTTGCTGTTAGCGTTCCCGGGTCGCGTGCGGGAAGGGCGTGGCGTTAGCCATATAAAAATATGAATAGCCCCCAACCCCTAATTTTGGGGGAGAAAAATATTTTCAACTCTCCCAGAGCAGGGGGAATTAAGGGAGCTGATTCTGTCGAGTAAAAATAAATTTATAGTTAAATTCAGCAACGCCTCACTTTATGTATATAGTCAGAATCAAAGGGCTTATCGGCTTATGCATTCACTCAATAAATAATATTGTTGATAAATTTTATTTAATATTTCATACCTGAATATGGATAATATATTCCAAATTAAATTCACCGTCAAAAATTACTAATATTAAGAATAAAACAATAAGTAAAACTACGTCAAATACAGAATGGACGAAGATAAAATAATAGTGGTTGGTGGTTATATTGGTTGCGGTAAAACTGCTTGGATTTGTCAGCAAATAGCTTTGAAAGAAAAAGCTTTTCCCAAATATTATCAAAAGATAATATATTTAAAAGCTGGAACCGAGCAAGTTCATATAGACCAGAAGAGGATTAGTGTAGATTTTCCTAAAGTTAAAGTTTTCTGCGATATTCAAAAAGCGAATTTTATTGAAGAATTAGAATCAGCAGACTTAGCATATATCGAGTTAGATATTAACTTAGGATTAGGTTATCTTGAAGAGCTTTTAAATGATTTACCTTACTATCCAGTAGCTATTTTACCTCCGGGATGTAAACGGTGTAAATGGCATTCTTGGGCAAAAGAAGTCCTGACGGGTGCTGCAATGAAAATTTCTAATTCTATTGATAAAATAGAGATATTGCGCTTACCAACGACTGGCAAAGTTATTTCAGGAGATGATTTTAATGATTTTTGGAATGAATTAATAAATGGTGCTTATGGAAAAGTTATGCGCGTGAAGGGAATTTTCCATTTAGAAGACGGCAATATAATTTATGCCGATTTTATTTATGGTGTAGAATGCATAGATTTTTTGAATTTAAATCTATCGCGTTATTTGCATGGCGAACCAAAATGTTTTAGCGCTATAGAGATAGTTGGCTGTTCTTTAAATAAAATAGCTTTACAACAAATGATAGAAAAAATATATGTAACTACTTACAAAGTTGTATGACATGTAAGATTTATATCTTTTCCGCTTACATCGATGCGGGATAAAAACTCTGCGCTCCTCTGCGTTTAACTCCGCGTTCCGAGGCTGTTAAAATATATAATTCCGATACTGAATACATCCCATTAAGAAAAGCCCCTGGTAATTGGTGAAAGAGTATATCTAACCCAGAGGCTGCAATCAAAACCTAAATATTTATAGATGCGGATATAGATTATGCTTCAATAGCCAAACTATCGCGAGCTTTAGTCAAAGCATTAACATAGTTGTATGCAGCGTCAACAATCGCATCTCGCTGTTTAGCATTAACAGTACTATAAGGTTTAGCAGCAACTTGTCCTTCAGTAAAGAATGGTTCGACACTCTTTAAACAAGCTTGATAAGCAGATTCAACTTCTTGCGCTATACTCGCGTCTTTCTCTCTTACAAGTGCTGCAAAAGGTGCGTATTGAGAATTAATACCAATCCAATTGTTTTTGAAAATCAACAAACTTTGATCTGACCAAGTCTCCTCTTCGCTAGAAATTTTCTTGGCTGGTACTTCGGTAGCTACAGCAATCATACCGCCGAAGTGGTCTTTAGCATTGAAATTACTAGGATCGTTCAACTTGTCAATCAAAGAATTAATACTTGCGATTAAACCTTCGCCATAAGGAACGGCCGCTTTTAGATTACCCTCGCGGTACACTAAAGCTTCAATTCTGTGGAAACCCTTAAATGCTTCATCTTGAGCACCCCCATCAAAAGCATAGGGACGAGCATCAATATCGGTATCTTCTTGTTCAAAGTTTCCAGCTAAGACTTCAATTTGCTCGTAGGGAGGACGAGAATTTACATAAGCTGTTTTCGCAGCTTCAATATCGCCACTTTTTAAAGCTTCAAGCAGCTTTTCTGCTAAAGGCAGTTGCTCTTGAGCTTCTTTTTGAAAATACTGAATACCAGCTAAAACCTGCTCGCTGTAGTTACTACTATTTGCTGCAACTGTCTGTGCTTCAGGGGTTGTTGCATTATTAGCAACGTCTGATGATTGGGCACAGTTAGTCAAGAAGACTAGGCTTAAGGCTGCTAACCCCAATCCCAACAAACGTAAGATAGTTTTCATTTCTGGTGATATTTACTCCTCACAATATTCTTGGTATATTACACTTATTGAAAAATGATATCAAGTATTTTGATAAAAGTTTTCAATTATCTCCTGAGAGGCTACATATACCGTCTATGTCTGCATTTATCACCTAATTTTTTTCAACGTTCAAAAGATAATCAAAAATCAAATTGCACGATGATGAATAATTTGATTAATCATAAAGTGTAAAATAAATGCAAGAATATAAAATGAATATAAAAATATAACTATAAAATACGTTTTATCAATATAGTTAGCCTAAAAAAACGTCATAATTAACTTGCTGAATCATTATTTACATCTTCAATATAAATGAGACGTTCTAAATCATCAGATTTTATTTTATAAATAGAACCAAAATTCATGATGAAAAGACCTTCATAAGGAGTAAATTTAATAATATTAATATCCGGTAAGTTATGGATAATATAAACAATATTTCCGAATCTTTTCTCAAATTTATTGACTATACAATCCCATTCCGTACTATTCCTGTCTACCGTAGTGGCTTTACAAGAATAGGTTAAACGACGACGGGCAAAAATCTGCTTACTTTTATTTTCATCTTCAATTAGCATTAAGCTGGCTATAGGATTTGCTTGAAGATTATAAGCATGAATGGAAAGTTTGCTTACAAAAACATAAATATTTTTGGCTTCATCTATAACAAACGGCGCATAACTTACATTAGGCATATTATCCGCACTAACTGTTCCTAACACTACTGTTCTAACAGTATTAATTAATAAAGCATATGCTGCTTTTGCTCTTGCTATATTCATTCCTAATATATATATTTACCTATAAAAATAAGAATTTAGTTTACCCCATCTATTGCTAAAACCCCGGCTATCCCCCAAAAGTTACAATCTACGAGCCATTGTAACTTTCCCTGAATCTTTATATACTAACTTGCGACTTATTGCAAATTATTTTAAATAATTCTATGTCACTTAGATGTATTGCAACACACAGAACATCAAAAATTAACTCAGTCACATAATTTATTGAAAGTTTTTGTCAAATAGTATGATGAAGACTATAATTATAGCTAATGATATTTACAGGTTATTCAAA comes from Rivularia sp. PCC 7116 and encodes:
- a CDS encoding SMI1/KNR4 family protein; the protein is MEFSKSVDSVYLSHLSQQIQQLASDEASALLFEGSALILLAGYLNIACQLFVKLEYGELAISEGSALARPLKSIIPGLCNCVGASSLRELSLSEHINNIKVNGIAKTRFDFFGFLLDLQIKRWWESSNSLISVLYYFGHFPNAIKRLESGVLQEYIKVSREQAQEFLNCVNQRKYKTEITASIPKVEDWQSFLQKWDKEIFENLDDIDIERYESWFPEIVKRKSCLNRGATEKEINILEERLQTKLSQSYKNFLLACNGFTILDEYCELYGTNAIKWFIEENRQSAEIWDDGYDVSDEEYFQYGKHQDCGCIRGKYMKTTLQISSTEDGYVYLLNPRVIDSNNEWEAWDFGTKISGAYRYRSFWEMMQSVYQRYFDC
- a CDS encoding bile acid:sodium symporter family protein, which gives rise to MQSSFLTTVFLPLALFIIMLGMGLGLTLNDFKRVFVEPKAVFLGLIAQLIVLPLTGFLLAMVFPLSPELAVGVMILAACPGGPTSNMMTYLVKGNVALSITLTAMSSLITVFTIPLVVNLAMQNFMGEAVALQLPFVKTVIQIAVVTFIPVTIGMLLHNYTPQVAAKVEKLVKWFSLFFLGLIIAGLLFKERDNVLGFFFEVGGVTLTLNLLTMALGYTIAILAKLDSLSAKAITVEVGIQNGTLAIAVATTLLNSPDMAIPAAIYSLIMFVTCGAFIGISNGLFIKSN
- a CDS encoding iron uptake porin, whose product is MKKIWKTLLASPSVLVATLILNATSVPAQTAATSDNIQEENLAQVTSVSQFSDVQPTDWAFQALQSLVERYGCIAGYPNNTFRGNRALTRFEFAAGLNACLDRINELIAVATSNVGSGDLSTIKRLQSEFSSELATLRGRVDAVEAKIAQIEANQFSTTSKLEGEVVIAATDVFEGNTPDKNTTLGTRARINFVSSFTGKDTLYARIQANNIPDTDEAALAFAGDADTNAYLDGLWYSFPLTKSTNVIAIANAGAADDVVDTVNQFDGDGAEGALSSFGTRNPIYYQMDGSGLGITQELGDSLSFSVGYLASENNDPSQGSGIFNGPYGALAQLTFEPSKRFKVGLTYINAYNQGLDAQGVDLATPYESDSYGVQATLGLSDKLVLGGWGGYTNTRSLSASGDADIWNWAVTLGLNDFGKKGNLAGVIFGMNPKVTDSSIAGLNKDDDTSYHIEGFYQHRVNDNISITPGVIWVTAPGNNSNNDEAVIGTLRTTFTF
- a CDS encoding iron ABC transporter substrate-binding protein, producing the protein MMHRKSLLAGFAALATTIASFAWFGDVADARQKRTLIIYSGRSEKLIGPLIKQARRDLNLDIKVRYGKTSQLAIALLEEGKNSRADLFFAQDAGALGALERRRRTLPIPIQILRKVPSRYRSPWGNWMGISGRARVIDYNTKLVKKSQLPKNIWELTKPKWRGKVAWAPTNGSFQSFVTGMRVMYGDKKTLQWLKAMKANRARKYPKNSAIVKALGRGEVHLGLVNHYYLARFKKTNPRFPVAHHSTRADAGAMINVAGVAVLRTTDQRKDVETLINYLLSRKSQSYFSQKTKEYPLRKGMKSPKGQIPLYRLNSPRINLTKLHSLEKTLNLLQQAGVI
- a CDS encoding EfeM/EfeO family lipoprotein, with product MKTILRLLGLGLAALSLVFLTNCAQSSDVANNATTPEAQTVAANSSNYSEQVLAGIQYFQKEAQEQLPLAEKLLEALKSGDIEAAKTAYVNSRPPYEQIEVLAGNFEQEDTDIDARPYAFDGGAQDEAFKGFHRIEALVYREGNLKAAVPYGEGLIASINSLIDKLNDPSNFNAKDHFGGMIAVATEVPAKKISSEEETWSDQSLLIFKNNWIGINSQYAPFAALVREKDASIAQEVESAYQACLKSVEPFFTEGQVAAKPYSTVNAKQRDAIVDAAYNYVNALTKARDSLAIEA
- a CDS encoding HugZ family protein, with the translated sequence MNIARAKAAYALLINTVRTVVLGTVSADNMPNVSYAPFVIDEAKNIYVFVSKLSIHAYNLQANPIASLMLIEDENKSKQIFARRRLTYSCKATTVDRNSTEWDCIVNKFEKRFGNIVYIIHNLPDINIIKFTPYEGLFIMNFGSIYKIKSDDLERLIYIEDVNNDSAS